A portion of the Streptomyces platensis genome contains these proteins:
- a CDS encoding CitMHS family transporter: MLTILGFVMIAAFLVLIMMKKMSPMAALVLIPALFCVLVGQGAHLGDYVLKGIGDLAPTAAMLMFAIIYFGVMIDVGLFDPIVRGILKFCKADPVRVVVGTALLAAIVSLDGDGSTTFMITVSALYPLYKRLKMSLVVMTGVAATANGVMNTLPWGGPTARAATALKLDAGDIFVPMIPALAVGLVAVFALAYVLGRRERKRLGVLTLGDTGQVTETVPERETEQVLVGAGSGGTGGAPAEARRTTGGAGTGSDDEPAAGSGEPADDDGLQVLDPQRATLRPKLYWFNAALTLALLTLLILQTLPIPVLFLLGAALALTVNFPHMKDQKARVAAHAENVLNVSGMVFAAAVFTGVLTGTGMVEHMARWLVSGIPDALGPHMGIVTGILSIPLTYFMSNDGFYFGIVPILAEAGAAHGVAPIEIARASLVGQALHMSSPLVPAVYVLVGMAKVEFGDHTKFTVKWAALTSLVVLCAGVLFGIL, translated from the coding sequence ATGCTGACAATCCTCGGATTTGTCATGATCGCCGCCTTCCTGGTGCTGATCATGATGAAGAAGATGTCACCGATGGCAGCGCTGGTGCTGATTCCCGCGCTGTTCTGCGTCCTGGTCGGACAGGGCGCGCACTTGGGCGACTACGTCCTCAAGGGCATCGGCGACCTGGCCCCCACTGCCGCGATGCTGATGTTCGCCATCATCTACTTCGGGGTGATGATCGACGTCGGGCTCTTCGACCCGATCGTCCGCGGCATCCTGAAGTTCTGCAAGGCCGATCCGGTGCGGGTGGTGGTCGGTACGGCCCTGCTCGCCGCGATCGTCTCGCTCGACGGCGACGGCTCCACCACCTTCATGATCACCGTCTCGGCGCTCTACCCGCTCTACAAGCGGCTGAAGATGAGCCTCGTGGTGATGACCGGTGTCGCCGCCACCGCCAACGGCGTGATGAACACCCTCCCGTGGGGCGGCCCGACCGCCCGCGCCGCCACCGCGCTCAAGCTCGACGCCGGTGACATCTTCGTCCCGATGATCCCCGCCCTGGCCGTCGGCCTGGTCGCGGTCTTCGCCCTCGCGTACGTCCTCGGCCGGCGCGAGCGCAAGCGGCTCGGCGTGCTGACCCTCGGCGACACCGGGCAGGTGACCGAGACCGTGCCCGAGAGGGAGACCGAGCAGGTCCTGGTCGGCGCGGGTTCCGGCGGCACCGGCGGTGCCCCGGCCGAGGCGCGGCGCACCACCGGCGGCGCGGGCACCGGCTCCGACGACGAGCCGGCCGCCGGCTCCGGAGAGCCGGCCGACGACGACGGCCTCCAGGTCCTGGACCCGCAGCGCGCCACCCTGCGGCCCAAGCTCTACTGGTTCAACGCCGCGCTCACCCTCGCGCTGCTCACCCTGCTGATCCTTCAGACGCTGCCGATCCCGGTGCTCTTCCTGCTCGGCGCCGCCCTCGCGCTCACCGTCAACTTCCCGCACATGAAGGACCAGAAGGCCCGGGTCGCCGCGCACGCCGAGAACGTGCTCAACGTCTCCGGCATGGTCTTCGCCGCCGCCGTCTTCACCGGTGTGCTCACCGGCACCGGCATGGTCGAGCACATGGCCCGCTGGCTGGTCAGCGGCATCCCCGACGCGCTCGGCCCGCACATGGGCATCGTCACCGGCATCCTCAGCATCCCGCTGACCTACTTCATGTCCAACGACGGCTTCTACTTCGGCATCGTGCCGATCCTCGCCGAGGCCGGCGCCGCCCACGGGGTCGCGCCCATCGAGATCGCCCGCGCCTCCCTCGTCGGCCAGGCCCTGCACATGTCCAGCCCGCTCGTCCCCGCCGTCTACGTCCTCGTCGGGATGGCCAAGGTCGAGTTCGGCGACCACACCAAGTTCACCGTCAAATGGGCCGCGCTGACCTCCCTGGTGGTCCTGTGCGCCGGTGTGCTCTTCGGCATCCTCTAG
- a CDS encoding GntR family transcriptional regulator, with protein MTTFAPDSLALNRKLPLWYQVSQSLRASILGRSPEAPLRLPTEDALAAHYGVSVLTMRQALKELETEGLISRHRRRGTFIEPSAQRGAPVRLLGSVDAIVAQQSGMRTELLEHGPTPVPSELAEFFPDLAEVAGFRRLRSDEKTGEPTNHACNYVHPEVAAAIDPADLLRWPMTKVLRDAAGVRISRITDTVEARLADPETARLLEVPLLSPILHYTGVSYDEDGRAVDVARIHYRGDRFSFTVTLDA; from the coding sequence GTGACCACCTTCGCTCCCGACTCGCTCGCCCTGAACCGCAAGCTGCCGCTCTGGTATCAGGTCTCGCAGTCGCTGCGCGCCTCCATACTGGGCCGCTCCCCGGAGGCGCCGCTTCGGCTGCCCACCGAGGACGCGCTCGCCGCGCACTACGGCGTCAGCGTGCTGACCATGCGCCAGGCCCTCAAGGAGCTGGAGACGGAGGGCCTGATCAGCCGGCACCGGCGCCGCGGCACCTTCATCGAACCGAGCGCCCAGCGCGGTGCGCCGGTGCGGCTGCTGGGCTCCGTGGACGCCATCGTGGCCCAGCAGTCCGGGATGCGCACCGAACTGCTGGAACACGGCCCCACCCCGGTGCCGTCCGAACTGGCCGAGTTCTTCCCGGACCTGGCGGAGGTGGCCGGCTTCCGCCGGCTGCGCAGCGACGAGAAGACCGGCGAGCCGACCAACCACGCATGCAACTACGTCCACCCCGAGGTCGCCGCGGCCATCGACCCGGCGGATCTGCTCCGCTGGCCGATGACGAAGGTGCTGCGGGACGCGGCGGGCGTACGGATCAGCCGGATCACCGACACGGTTGAGGCGCGCCTGGCCGACCCGGAAACCGCCCGGCTCCTCGAAGTCCCGCTGCTCAGCCCGATCCTCCACTACACGGGCGTCAGCTACGACGAGGACGGCCGCGCGGTCGATGTCGCCCGCATCCACTATCGGGGGGACCGCTTCTCCTTCACGGTGACGCTGGACGCGTAG
- a CDS encoding aldehyde dehydrogenase family protein — protein MKQHDAMYIDGSWRPAEGGGVIEVVNPADGRVIGTVPAGSAQDVDAAVRAARAALPGWAATPPEERADRLAALRDQLVARTGEIADTVTAELGSPLAFSTAVHAGVPVAVCGSYAELARTYSFEETIGNSTVLHEPVGVVGAITPWNYPLHQIVAKVAPALAAGCTVVLKPAEDTPLVAQLFAECVDAAGIPAGVFNLVTGLGPVAGQALAEHDGVDLVSFTGSTAVGKRIGALAGAAVKRVALELGGKSANVILPGADLPKAVAVGVANVMANSGQTCSAWTRMLVHRDHYAEAVELATAAAAKYVPGEKIGPLVNAAQRDRVRGYIEQGIAQGARVVAGGPEAPDAGPGYYVAPTVFADVTPEMTIAQEEIFGPVLSILEYEDEDDAARIANDTVYGLAGAVWAADDAEAIAFARRLHTGQVDINGGRFNPLAPFGGYKQSGIGRELGPHGLTEYLQTKSLQF, from the coding sequence GTGAAGCAGCACGACGCGATGTACATCGACGGAAGCTGGCGGCCCGCGGAGGGCGGCGGGGTGATCGAGGTCGTCAACCCGGCCGACGGGCGGGTCATCGGCACCGTCCCGGCCGGGTCCGCGCAGGATGTGGATGCTGCTGTGCGGGCCGCCCGCGCCGCTCTGCCGGGCTGGGCCGCGACCCCGCCCGAGGAGCGGGCGGACCGGCTGGCGGCGCTGCGCGATCAACTCGTCGCCCGTACCGGGGAGATCGCCGATACGGTCACCGCCGAGCTCGGCTCACCGCTCGCCTTCAGCACGGCGGTGCACGCCGGGGTGCCGGTCGCGGTCTGCGGTTCCTACGCCGAACTGGCCCGTACGTACTCCTTCGAGGAGACGATCGGCAACTCCACCGTGCTGCACGAACCGGTCGGCGTGGTCGGCGCGATCACGCCGTGGAACTACCCGCTCCACCAGATCGTCGCCAAGGTCGCCCCGGCGCTCGCGGCCGGCTGCACGGTGGTGCTCAAGCCCGCCGAGGACACCCCGCTGGTCGCCCAGCTCTTCGCGGAGTGCGTCGACGCGGCCGGGATACCCGCCGGGGTCTTCAACCTCGTCACCGGCCTCGGACCGGTCGCCGGGCAGGCGCTCGCCGAGCACGACGGGGTCGATCTGGTCTCCTTCACCGGCTCGACGGCCGTCGGCAAGCGGATCGGTGCCCTGGCGGGCGCCGCGGTCAAGCGGGTGGCGCTGGAGCTGGGCGGCAAGTCCGCCAATGTCATCCTGCCCGGCGCCGATCTGCCGAAGGCGGTCGCGGTCGGCGTCGCCAACGTCATGGCCAACTCCGGCCAGACATGCAGCGCCTGGACCCGGATGCTGGTCCACCGGGACCACTACGCCGAGGCGGTGGAGCTGGCGACGGCGGCCGCCGCGAAGTACGTCCCCGGCGAGAAGATCGGCCCGCTGGTCAACGCCGCCCAGCGGGACAGGGTGCGCGGCTATATCGAGCAGGGCATCGCCCAGGGGGCGCGGGTGGTGGCGGGCGGCCCGGAGGCACCTGACGCCGGCCCCGGCTACTACGTCGCGCCGACCGTCTTCGCGGACGTCACCCCGGAGATGACCATCGCCCAGGAGGAGATCTTCGGCCCGGTCCTGTCGATCCTGGAATACGAGGACGAGGACGACGCCGCCCGGATCGCCAACGACACCGTCTACGGCCTGGCCGGCGCGGTCTGGGCGGCCGACGACGCCGAGGCGATCGCGTTCGCCCGCCGTCTGCACACCGGGCAGGTCGACATCAACGGCGGCCGCTTCAACCCCCTCGCCCCGTTCGGCGGTTACAAGCAGTCCGGCATAGGCCGGGAACTGGGCCCGCACGGCCTGACCGAATATCTCCAGACCAAGTCCCTCCAGTTCTGA
- a CDS encoding TetR/AcrR family transcriptional regulator: MPQPTPHPDPPPAALRRAPVQRRSAQRLARILDACAEVLEESGYEDLSTRAVAGRAGVPIGSVYRFFPNKRAMAEALARRNLDAYADRITARLTAPAHTPLRWRHAMDVVVDEYLAMKRTVPGFALVEFTVPAPSASRQANYEVADRLLALFAGPLGLDAADERLRTAFLVGVETADALLQLAFRTDPAGDPALVAETKLLLRAYLARYLDTAGAGEE, translated from the coding sequence GTGCCGCAGCCGACCCCCCACCCCGACCCGCCGCCCGCCGCCCTGCGCCGCGCCCCCGTCCAGCGGCGCAGTGCCCAGCGGCTGGCCAGAATCCTCGACGCCTGTGCCGAAGTGCTGGAGGAGAGCGGCTACGAGGACCTGAGCACCCGGGCCGTGGCCGGCCGCGCCGGCGTTCCGATCGGCTCCGTCTACCGCTTCTTCCCCAACAAGCGCGCCATGGCCGAGGCCCTCGCCCGGCGCAATCTCGACGCCTACGCGGACCGCATCACCGCCCGGCTGACCGCCCCGGCGCACACCCCGCTCCGGTGGCGCCATGCGATGGATGTGGTGGTCGACGAGTACCTCGCCATGAAGCGGACGGTGCCGGGCTTCGCCCTGGTGGAGTTCACCGTCCCCGCACCGAGCGCCTCCCGGCAGGCCAACTACGAGGTCGCCGACCGGCTGCTGGCGCTCTTCGCCGGCCCGCTCGGTCTGGACGCCGCCGACGAACGGCTGCGCACCGCCTTCCTGGTCGGCGTAGAGACCGCCGATGCGCTGCTTCAGCTCGCCTTCCGTACGGATCCGGCGGGCGACCCGGCCCTCGTGGCCGAGACCAAGCTGCTGCTGCGGGCCTATCTGGCGCGGTATCTCGACACGGCGGGCGCGGGGGAGGAGTGA
- the hmgA gene encoding homogentisate 1,2-dioxygenase, with amino-acid sequence MAGTGNEQARKTAEGLAYQTGFGNEHSSEAVPGALPVGRNSPQRAPLGLYAEQLSGSAFTEPRGHNLRSWLYRIRPSAAHPPFVRAERHALRSAPFTDCTPDPNRLRWNPLPEPTGPTDFLDGLWTLGGNGDATQRTGMAVHLYYANTSMERRVFGNADGELLIVPERGGLLLRTELGLLHAAPGEVALIPRGVRFRVELLDAASDGQSPTARGYVCENYGRPFQLPDLGPIGANGLANARDFRAPVAAYEDVEGPVEVVNKFCGHLWTATYDHSPLDVVAWHGNHVPYVYDLRRFNVIGSISYDHPDPSIFTVLTSPSDTPGLAGVDFVAFAPRWLVGEDTFRPPYFHRNVMTEYMGLIEGAYDAKAEGFVPGGGSLHNMMSAHGPDRETFDRASAAELRPQKIDDGLAFMFETRWPLTLTEQARDAGHLQRGYDDVWQGLQRHFRL; translated from the coding sequence ATGGCAGGCACGGGCAACGAGCAGGCGAGGAAGACGGCCGAGGGGCTGGCGTACCAGACCGGCTTCGGCAACGAGCACAGCTCGGAGGCCGTCCCGGGCGCGCTGCCGGTGGGCCGCAACTCCCCGCAGCGCGCACCGCTCGGCCTGTACGCCGAGCAGCTCAGCGGGTCGGCGTTCACCGAACCGCGCGGCCACAACCTCCGCTCCTGGCTCTACCGCATCCGCCCGTCGGCCGCGCATCCGCCGTTCGTCCGGGCCGAGCGGCACGCGCTCCGCTCGGCACCGTTCACCGACTGCACCCCCGACCCCAACCGGCTGCGCTGGAACCCGCTGCCCGAACCCACCGGGCCCACCGACTTCCTGGACGGCCTGTGGACCCTGGGCGGCAACGGCGACGCCACCCAGCGCACCGGTATGGCCGTCCACCTCTACTACGCCAACACCTCCATGGAACGGCGGGTGTTCGGCAACGCGGACGGCGAGCTGCTGATCGTGCCGGAACGGGGCGGACTGCTGCTGCGCACCGAACTCGGCCTGCTGCACGCCGCACCGGGCGAGGTGGCGCTGATCCCGCGCGGCGTCCGCTTCCGCGTCGAGCTGCTGGACGCTGCCTCCGACGGGCAGAGCCCGACAGCTCGCGGCTATGTCTGCGAGAACTACGGCCGGCCCTTCCAGCTCCCCGACCTCGGCCCGATCGGTGCCAACGGCCTGGCCAACGCCCGGGACTTCCGCGCCCCGGTCGCCGCCTACGAGGACGTCGAGGGCCCCGTCGAGGTCGTCAACAAGTTCTGCGGCCACCTCTGGACGGCCACCTACGACCACTCCCCCCTGGACGTCGTCGCCTGGCACGGCAACCACGTCCCGTACGTCTACGACCTGCGCCGCTTCAATGTCATCGGCTCGATCAGCTACGACCACCCCGACCCGTCCATCTTCACCGTGCTCACCTCCCCCTCCGACACCCCGGGGCTGGCGGGCGTGGACTTCGTGGCCTTCGCGCCGCGCTGGCTGGTCGGCGAGGACACCTTCCGGCCGCCCTACTTCCACCGCAATGTGATGACCGAGTACATGGGCCTGATCGAGGGCGCCTACGACGCCAAGGCGGAGGGCTTCGTCCCGGGCGGCGGCTCGCTGCACAACATGATGTCGGCGCACGGGCCCGACCGGGAGACCTTCGACCGGGCGAGCGCCGCCGAACTGCGGCCGCAGAAGATCGACGACGGTCTGGCCTTCATGTTCGAGACCCGCTGGCCGCTGACGCTCACCGAACAGGCCCGGGACGCCGGCCATCTTCAGCGCGGCTACGACGACGTATGGCAGGGTCTCCAGCGCCACTTCCGCCTGTGA
- a CDS encoding NAD(P)-dependent oxidoreductase yields MSSTPNDPRTPVTVLGLGAMGSALAGAFVRAGHPTTVWNRTPGKADPLVARGAVRADSVAEAVAASSLVIVCVVDYAAAREILDPAGPGLSGRVLVNLTSDTPERARSAAAWAAGHGIDYLDGSVMVPTPDIGEPGATLLYSGSRQAFETYEETLKVLGGQATYLGDDHAMAAVYDLALLGFFFPAMAGLVHGFALAGAEGVPATEFAPFTAAIAGILPPLAAGMARDLERGVFPGDQDNIVMEAAGIAHIIEASTDRGLNTEVLDAVKGLADRTIAAGHGKAGFVSIIEEIRKPSAKG; encoded by the coding sequence ATGAGCAGCACCCCGAACGACCCCCGCACCCCGGTGACCGTGCTCGGCCTCGGCGCCATGGGCAGCGCGCTGGCCGGCGCCTTCGTCCGGGCCGGGCACCCCACGACGGTCTGGAACCGTACGCCGGGCAAGGCCGATCCCCTGGTGGCGCGCGGTGCGGTCCGCGCGGACTCGGTGGCCGAGGCGGTGGCCGCCAGCTCGCTGGTGATCGTGTGTGTAGTGGACTACGCAGCGGCCCGGGAGATCCTGGACCCGGCCGGCCCCGGGCTCTCCGGACGGGTCCTGGTCAACCTGACCTCCGACACCCCGGAGCGCGCACGGTCCGCCGCCGCCTGGGCCGCCGGGCACGGCATCGACTACCTCGACGGCTCGGTCATGGTCCCGACGCCGGACATCGGCGAGCCCGGCGCGACGCTCCTCTACAGCGGCTCACGGCAGGCGTTCGAGACGTACGAGGAGACGCTGAAGGTGCTCGGCGGCCAGGCGACGTACCTCGGCGACGACCATGCCATGGCCGCGGTGTACGACCTCGCCCTGCTCGGCTTCTTCTTTCCCGCGATGGCCGGCCTGGTGCACGGCTTCGCGCTGGCAGGCGCCGAGGGCGTACCGGCCACGGAGTTCGCGCCGTTCACGGCGGCGATCGCCGGCATCCTGCCGCCGCTCGCCGCGGGCATGGCGCGGGATCTGGAGCGCGGCGTCTTCCCCGGCGACCAGGACAACATCGTGATGGAGGCCGCGGGCATCGCCCACATCATCGAGGCGTCCACGGACCGCGGCCTCAACACCGAGGTGCTCGACGCCGTCAAGGGCCTCGCCGACCGCACCATCGCCGCGGGCCACGGCAAGGCGGGCTTCGTCAGCATCATCGAGGAAATCCGCAAGCCGTCCGCCAAGGGGTGA
- a CDS encoding MFS transporter, with amino-acid sequence MTDTTSSTPERRGGTPIGARAAARLDRLPPSRWHRRLTLIVGIGAFFDLYEIFLGGVLAAVLADQWHLGHTAKAWVIAAGFLGMFVGANVLSVLADRFGRRRMFLVNLAGYALFSLLCAAAPDLSWLLVLRFLAGLGLGGELVLVDTYLAEFLPRAVRGRYIAYAYTLGFVGVPVAALLGARLVAAHRLFGIEGWRWLLVAGALGAAFLQLMRRRLPESPRWLVVQGRGAEAERIVAGLEERVARETGGSLPSVPEAETVPERKVPLAEMFRGEQRRRTVMWWIFQVLQTVGYYGFGSLAPVVLTAKGHTVTESLLYAALSFCGYPLGSALSIPLIDRIERRTLIIAAALGIAGCGLAFGFATATWAIVTFGFLLTVCSNVFSNAFHVYQTELFPTGLRSSAIGIAYSLSRLTSVVLPFIALSVLTALGPAAVFTGSAALMLLLCVDVALLGPRSTGRSLERI; translated from the coding sequence ATGACGGACACCACCTCCTCCACGCCTGAACGGCGCGGGGGGACCCCCATCGGCGCCCGGGCCGCGGCCCGGCTGGACCGGCTGCCGCCGTCCCGGTGGCACCGCCGCCTCACCCTCATCGTCGGCATCGGCGCCTTCTTCGACCTCTACGAGATCTTCCTCGGCGGGGTGCTGGCCGCGGTCCTCGCCGACCAGTGGCACCTCGGGCACACCGCGAAGGCCTGGGTGATCGCCGCCGGTTTCCTCGGGATGTTCGTCGGCGCGAATGTGCTGTCGGTACTCGCCGACCGCTTCGGGCGGCGCCGGATGTTCCTGGTCAACCTCGCCGGGTACGCCCTCTTCTCACTGCTGTGCGCGGCCGCCCCGGACCTGTCCTGGCTGCTGGTGCTGCGCTTTCTGGCCGGTCTCGGGCTCGGCGGCGAACTCGTGCTGGTGGACACCTATCTCGCGGAGTTCCTGCCCAGGGCGGTACGGGGCCGCTATATCGCCTATGCGTACACCCTCGGCTTCGTCGGGGTCCCGGTCGCGGCGCTGCTGGGTGCCCGGCTGGTGGCCGCGCACCGGCTGTTCGGGATCGAGGGCTGGCGCTGGCTGCTGGTCGCCGGTGCGCTGGGGGCCGCGTTCCTCCAGCTGATGCGGCGCCGGCTCCCGGAGTCGCCACGGTGGCTCGTGGTGCAGGGGCGCGGTGCGGAGGCCGAACGGATCGTGGCCGGGCTGGAGGAACGGGTGGCCCGGGAGACCGGTGGCAGCCTGCCGTCCGTACCGGAGGCGGAGACCGTGCCGGAGCGGAAGGTGCCGCTGGCCGAGATGTTCCGGGGCGAGCAGCGGCGGCGCACCGTCATGTGGTGGATCTTCCAGGTGCTGCAGACCGTCGGCTACTACGGCTTCGGCTCACTGGCGCCGGTGGTGCTCACCGCGAAGGGCCACACCGTCACCGAGTCGCTGCTGTACGCGGCGCTCAGCTTCTGCGGCTATCCGCTCGGCTCCGCGCTGTCCATCCCGCTCATCGACCGGATCGAGCGCCGAACACTGATCATCGCCGCCGCGCTCGGTATCGCCGGCTGCGGACTGGCCTTCGGCTTCGCCACCGCCACCTGGGCCATCGTCACCTTCGGCTTCCTGCTGACGGTGTGCAGCAACGTCTTCTCCAACGCCTTCCACGTCTACCAGACCGAGCTCTTCCCGACCGGTCTGCGCAGCAGCGCGATCGGCATCGCCTACTCGCTGTCCCGCCTCACCTCGGTCGTGCTGCCGTTCATCGCCCTGAGCGTCCTGACCGCCCTGGGCCCGGCCGCGGTATTCACCGGCTCGGCGGCGCTGATGCTGCTCCTGTGCGTGGACGTAGCGCTGCTGGGGCCCCGGAGCACGGGGCGGAGCCTTGAGAGGATTTGA
- a CDS encoding YoaK family protein, whose product MEPPSGTPLTVVMVCLTVATGMLDAVSFLALGQVFTATQTGNLLFLGFGIAGQGGLPVVATAISLGAFALGAVLGARMESLLAARASQWFPVALAVEAALLLAAAAAAWESGSVPGLPQGRRDVVIGLMAVAMGMRNVTAIRAAPPDLTTTVETRAMTALVSASPLGRDTRLGYGGHSAGRRLLSVGSMFAGGLLGAGLLGLGTRPTLVLLLVAVFVAATAFLVPGLARRRRSSEE is encoded by the coding sequence GTGGAGCCGCCGAGCGGAACCCCGCTGACGGTGGTCATGGTCTGTCTGACCGTGGCCACCGGGATGCTCGATGCCGTCAGCTTTCTGGCGCTCGGTCAGGTCTTCACCGCCACCCAGACCGGCAATCTGCTCTTCCTCGGCTTCGGTATCGCCGGGCAGGGCGGGCTCCCGGTGGTGGCGACGGCGATTTCGCTCGGCGCCTTCGCGCTGGGCGCGGTCCTCGGGGCGCGGATGGAGTCCCTTCTGGCCGCACGGGCCTCCCAGTGGTTTCCGGTGGCGCTGGCCGTGGAGGCGGCGCTGCTGCTCGCGGCCGCGGCGGCGGCCTGGGAGTCGGGGTCGGTCCCGGGGCTGCCGCAGGGCCGGCGCGATGTCGTCATCGGTCTGATGGCGGTGGCGATGGGCATGCGCAATGTCACCGCCATACGGGCCGCGCCGCCCGATCTCACCACGACCGTGGAGACCCGGGCGATGACGGCGCTGGTCAGCGCGTCGCCGCTGGGGCGGGACACGCGGCTGGGGTACGGCGGGCACAGCGCGGGCCGCCGGCTGCTCTCGGTCGGCTCGATGTTCGCCGGCGGTCTCCTCGGGGCCGGGCTGCTCGGTCTGGGGACCCGTCCGACGCTGGTGCTCCTGCTGGTGGCCGTCTTCGTCGCGGCCACCGCCTTTCTCGTGCCCGGCCTCGCCCGCCGTCGCCGCAGCAGTGAGGAGTGA
- a CDS encoding type ISP restriction/modification enzyme yields MTAKQDAPRLSDLMPWSVAPLRLGRSWVRAPDPATLRARWAALVAAEDAAERERLFRPSRARTLHSAVGQLPGQPTPTGRLYRASGPCPEPVRILHGPFDQQWLLPDHRLLDGARPELWRVADARQLFAVEWPQVPQLPGPAVLCSALLPDGRSPAGRPGRIRPLYRRPGGQEPNMAPGLLALLGRRLDRPAGPTDLLAWLAASAHHSPDGCTVPLTTDPELWGRGVALGARLLWLGTRGAHGHGADGGRTGERPRMPGGRRPYVRSALPDRGLPEALGYDPEEQALLLGSGRISPVPPGAWDFHAGGVRVLEAWYAERTGAGTEPPEPGSLAALRPAGWPQEWTSELLELITVLALLSELAPECVELRRKTAAAAQLTAGELRAAGILPAPVSAHRPASVLDHHEEGPEGQFALL; encoded by the coding sequence GTGACGGCGAAGCAGGACGCGCCACGGCTGTCCGATCTCATGCCGTGGTCCGTGGCGCCACTGCGGCTCGGCCGCTCCTGGGTGCGGGCGCCGGATCCGGCCACCCTGCGGGCCCGTTGGGCGGCGCTGGTGGCCGCCGAGGACGCGGCGGAACGCGAGCGGCTGTTCCGGCCGTCCCGGGCCCGGACCCTGCACTCCGCCGTCGGCCAGCTGCCGGGCCAGCCCACCCCGACCGGGCGGCTGTACCGGGCGAGCGGACCGTGCCCCGAACCGGTGCGGATCCTGCACGGCCCGTTCGACCAGCAGTGGCTGCTGCCCGACCACCGGCTGCTCGACGGCGCGCGCCCGGAGCTGTGGCGGGTCGCGGACGCCCGGCAGCTGTTCGCGGTCGAGTGGCCGCAGGTGCCGCAACTGCCCGGCCCGGCCGTACTGTGCTCGGCGCTGCTGCCGGACGGACGGTCCCCGGCCGGCCGGCCCGGACGGATCCGCCCCCTCTACCGGCGGCCCGGCGGGCAGGAACCGAACATGGCCCCGGGCCTGCTCGCCCTGCTCGGGCGGCGCCTGGACCGCCCGGCGGGCCCGACGGACCTGCTCGCCTGGCTCGCCGCGAGCGCCCACCACTCCCCCGACGGCTGCACGGTCCCGCTCACCACCGACCCGGAGCTCTGGGGCCGCGGCGTCGCACTCGGCGCCCGGCTGCTGTGGCTCGGTACCCGGGGCGCCCATGGGCACGGAGCCGACGGCGGGCGTACGGGCGAGCGGCCCCGGATGCCGGGCGGCCGGCGCCCGTATGTGCGCTCCGCGCTGCCCGACCGCGGACTGCCCGAGGCCCTCGGCTACGACCCGGAGGAGCAGGCGCTGCTCCTCGGCAGCGGCCGGATCTCGCCGGTGCCGCCGGGCGCCTGGGACTTCCATGCGGGCGGTGTCCGGGTCCTGGAGGCGTGGTACGCCGAGCGCACCGGCGCGGGCACGGAACCGCCCGAGCCCGGTTCGCTGGCCGCGCTGCGCCCCGCCGGCTGGCCCCAGGAGTGGACCTCGGAGCTGCTGGAGCTGATCACCGTACTGGCCCTGCTGTCCGAACTCGCCCCGGAGTGCGTGGAGTTGCGGCGGAAGACGGCGGCGGCCGCACAACTGACGGCGGGGGAACTACGGGCGGCCGGTATCCTCCCGGCGCCGGTCTCCGCACACCGCCCGGCCTCCGTGCTCGACCACCACGAGGAGGGCCCGGAGGGGCAGTTCGCGCTGCTGTGA
- a CDS encoding SGNH/GDSL hydrolase family protein: MKLSRFAALTSAFFVTTALALTGASAAASAQLPAATGYVALGDSYSSGVGAGSYDSASGSCKRSTKAYPALWAAAHSPSSFQFTACSGARTGDVLSGQLAPLSGSTGLVSISIGGNDAGFADTMTTCALQGESACLARVAQARTYIDTTLPGRLDQVYDAISQKAPAAHVVVLGYPRFYKLQGTCIAGLSEKSRAAINAAADHINGVTAKRAADHGFTFADVNATFSGHELCSGSAWLHSVTFPVLESYHPTATGQSGGYLPVFASAA; encoded by the coding sequence ATGAAACTGTCCCGATTCGCGGCCTTGACGTCCGCCTTCTTCGTCACCACGGCGCTCGCGCTCACCGGCGCGAGCGCCGCCGCGTCCGCCCAACTCCCCGCCGCCACGGGCTATGTGGCCCTCGGCGACTCCTACTCCTCCGGCGTCGGCGCCGGCAGCTACGACAGTGCCAGCGGCTCCTGCAAGCGCAGCACCAAGGCCTACCCGGCCCTATGGGCCGCCGCACACTCCCCCTCTTCCTTTCAGTTCACCGCCTGTTCGGGCGCCCGAACGGGTGATGTTCTCAGCGGGCAACTCGCGCCGCTCAGCGGCTCCACCGGCCTGGTGAGCATCTCCATCGGCGGCAATGACGCGGGATTCGCCGACACCATGACGACCTGTGCGCTCCAGGGCGAGAGCGCCTGTCTGGCCCGCGTCGCCCAGGCCAGGACCTACATCGACACCACCCTGCCCGGCCGGCTCGACCAGGTGTACGACGCCATCTCCCAGAAGGCCCCGGCCGCGCACGTGGTGGTCCTGGGCTACCCGCGCTTCTACAAGCTCCAAGGAACCTGTATCGCCGGTCTCTCCGAGAAGTCCCGCGCCGCCATCAACGCCGCCGCCGACCACATCAACGGTGTCACCGCCAAGCGGGCCGCCGACCACGGCTTCACCTTCGCCGATGTCAACGCCACCTTCTCCGGCCATGAGCTGTGCTCCGGCAGCGCCTGGCTGCACAGCGTGACCTTCCCCGTCCTGGAGTCCTACCACCCCACCGCCACCGGCCAGTCCGGCGGTTATCTGCCGGTCTTCGCCTCCGCTGCGTGA